The Sabethes cyaneus chromosome 3, idSabCyanKW18_F2, whole genome shotgun sequence DNA window TGTTCAGTGAAATATTGATATCTGGTTTTCTGACACGGTAGTCTCTTTGGGCGAAAAATTCGTAATTTGTTCCCTTCACATTGGCCCAACAGACAATCTTGAAGCACGCTTGATCCATAATATGGCTGTAATATTCGTCGAAATCAACATGCATTTCTAACGAACTAGTATCGTTCTGCTCCATGGTCTTCTCGAATGGGATCGATTTCAatggttttctcagtttaccggTATAAAGAACCGTATCAATATGAACGATGCCTTCAACGGGATAAGCTGTCTGTTCAGACGTGTTCTTAATATTTACGAATATCGTAAATGGATCACCGATTTTAGTATCATCTTTAACCACTATTTCAAAATTAATGTCGTGTAACTCTTCATTTGTATAGAGTCTAACGAACGGACTGCTTATCTCCTTTAGTGCTTTCATCATTGTAATTCTTTCTTCACAAGTATGCTCTTTAAATTTGTATGAATCCGTTATATCTTCTCGCTCCCAAACACCGACTGCTTTAGTACTAATAAACTGTCCTATCCGTGAAGAGTTTTTCCTTATTAGTTTCAAAGCCTGATTGCGTCCTTTGTAACGCCAAAAAACCTCATCTGCGTTAACCTCGGCAAATACAAAATCGCAATCATACAACACATTAACCTCACCGCGTTTAATGGCCTTAACCGGTGCGGGGCCTAACTTATACATTCCAGCCGACAACTCTTGCGGAGTTGCATCGACCGCCTGCCAGCCATCGTATAGGTCTCCAGCATCTGTTCCAAGATCACATCTACGCATCCACACTTCATTCCAAACGTGGAAATTCCACGTTGAATCCGAAGTTACACCATCTACCTGCTCGTTTTTgtcatcaaaataataatcGATTGTAAGAGATGCTTCCGAGTCATGTGCAGAATTAAAATTGGTCACCACTCGGCAAGGAATCCCGAGAGCACGTGCCGCTATAAAAATGATACACTTTGCAGAAACCCCTTAGACTTAATGGGTATACAAACACTCACCTGTTGCTAGAACTCCGGCAAACACCCAGCACTGTCCGTATCTTACTGCCCTCTTGGTGCGATAATATTCCTGCAAAATATTCACCGATCCAACCCATGCCGTCGGGGCCGTCCCGTCCGGGAAGTCATTTCCCCATTTTCCAGCCAGTGCACCATTGTCATCATTGCTATTGACGGCAGCCGAAAGTGCTCGTGTCACTCGAACCGGATTACCACGATAGCTGGCACCGACTCGTCCGACAGTGGACACCAGCAGCAGACTACAATCCAACACGTCCTTTTCGTACTGACCCAACTTCCAAATTGTGGGGTGAAAGCTCTGCTCACAACCACGCCAAATCATTGTCGTATCGCTGAGAACGTACTCCTCACGCAGCTTTTCGTCTGCAGTTCAAAATGGTTATGTTCTATAGGAAACATTCCGTAAAAGAAGATTCAAACCTTCCAAATAAACGGGATCTTTTTCACACCACGGATTGAACAATAAGTAAATGGGATCCGCCACGTTGAAATTGTTGGAATCATTACCGTCGACTAGTTTGGTATCGATGGATATTTCCCAACGAGAAACCGATGCCTTTGCAGAAGTGCGGATACTTACCGACAGCTCATTACCTTCCACCATATCCAAACGAGCACTCCAACTGGAGTCATCCTCATCCACGGCGTCATCTGGCTTCGATAGAGGTAAATAAACAATAGTTCTGTTCCCGTGACTGACTTTTTCGCCATTCATTGGTTGAACGGATAGCAGGATGGAAACCACATCTCGATTCTCGTTGAAGTTCCTGCTGCAACAGATCTTCAACTTAAACGGCTCTCCCCGTCTAACAATGAGCAACGAAGGACTTCCATCGATACGGTTTCGATTCATCAGTTCATATCTCTTGGTACGATGTGCGTCTCCATTCTCTTCGATACACATGCTCACCTCCACTACCTCAAGTACGCCATCCTTAGCTTCCGGCACGTCTGAAGATAAATTACAGGAACGAATGATCGTtaacatttgaaaataattttgttatTCGATTAAATTCACGAAATTTCTCTTCCTGGGCAGAAAACAGAACTGTTTCTTCTCCCAGCTTAGCCGGTGGCACTGAAGCATAGGAGTTGTATTTTGGTTTGATTATTGTAAATCGATTACAGCCTATCAGTTGAACAATTCAGGTATACAAAAAGTTATCTTATCCCAGTTTATAATTTTATTGACCTATGAAAATGGCGCACAGGTTAAGAAGCTAACAATGTGTGACTTTCGGTGACCATAATTTAAAATCCAGATAACAGTGTGATTAGAGGCAGTATTTATTTCCTGGATTTGAAAGTTTTTCGGCAATAAGAAATCGGCGTTTCAGCAAGATTCAATGCTGGTGTACACAAAGGAACAGCCGTTTAAAAATAGTGTAGAACTTAAGTTCAGTGTTATCACACCCCGAAGAATGGACACCTTATTTAttggtccatgtccgccggtctggCAGAACAAAAGGATGAAATCACATATCTTCATTGCCCAATAGCCTTTCGGTGTGCtggtggccgaccaaataaaacaaaaaatatatctTCATTGGCCCTATGGCCTATGGCCAGACAGGTTTTCGTCaggttctgttcaacaaacaTGTTTGTTGGGCTGGGTTTACCTCTTCTTcattgtccttgcggattccactCGAGTACATACTTGCCTGTAGATCCTGTAGAAATTAGGTTTACAAAATTGAAGAAGAAGCAgatgagtttttttgtttagattatagtcactttaaccagttttgggtcattcgtgacttctgcggggttgggatttgaacccgggttctcggcgtgagaggcgtgaatgctaaccctaaccactacgccgggactgaccccagatGAAGGTGAAAGTAGTAAAATATCTTAAAAATTTGCTAGATTTGCCACTTCCACCAAGATATCATTATTTAAGCATCCTTGCCTAACCTAACAGAAGCTTAGATTTCATCACAAGAGCGATCAGCACTTCCGGGATCCCACTAATGCCTTTGATCGGTATTTTACACCCACGTTTTTGGCATCCTAATCAACGGCAGAAGATACCACCATTTCTACTTGAAAGAATGCGTCCGACCCACATTAGTTTATCCGGATATATGCCGTATATCACTTATAAACTGTAAGATGAGTTGCATATGTCTCTCCTCATGAGACAGACGAGATGAAGAATGTGATCCAACTGCATGTGTCATTGGTTTATGATCTGTATAAATTGTGAATTGACGAATATCTATCATATGATTACATATAACCATCTATCTTCCAAATGTTGAATATCTGTTGTGAAGACGAAATTTTTTCAGAGTACAAACCAAGAAGCATCCATGTCTCTTTGACGAATGGCCGTAACACAACGCCAGTTGATATGCTAGATGCATCAATCATCAGACCCAATGGTTTTCCGAGAATAGAAAAATGCAACAACGTTCCATTAGAAAGGGACTCATTACATTTCGCCAAGGTCTCCTTAGCGAGTACTGTCTATTGGAGATTTCGATTATCTTATTTTCTGTTTGCTTGGAATTAATTTACCAGCTCTGCTTGTTGATCAGTCACCTGCCGAATGAAGTGCTTGTAACCGTTAACTGAGGCAAAAAACCGACGTAGCTGCCGCATAGCTCCCACCCGCCCAGGAAGAGGCAATATTCCATACTCGCGAATAGTGTAATCTAGAAAATtcacctgtttttgcacaaaccGGCATTTATCAAAATTGATTACAAGTCCGTTATCTTTTAGACGTTCGAACAGAACTCTAACATGTTGTCTATGCTCTTCTGCATTAGAAGATGCGATAGAAATATCGCCGATAAAAATTACAACGAACTCAAGTTCACCAAAGAGTGAGTGCACATAACGTTGAAACGTTTGACTTTCATTACATAGCCCATTTTGCTTagacaaaaatacgaaaagacCGAAAGGAATCACCACTGCTGTTTTCGGGATACCATCCTCGTAAAAAGGAATGTGATAATATGCTCGTTCCAAGTCAATTGTAGTAAATGCCTTTTTACCATAAAAAGCGTTGAGTAAATAAAGCGTTGGGCATATTCAGTACAATACACAAGAAGTCGAAGGACATGAGGCTGGCGGATAGATCTTGGAGGCACGTTGATTGAAACACGGCTCAGCAAGTCGGGGCAGtcgataagtaagtaagtgataagtaagtgattgacctacgacttccAGTACCGAATAATCgtatagcattataaaactaatcgctttgagtcggatcttatcgcatacaaagacttataaagttgaattggTAATGTATATTGTGTAGTACGTATGTGGCCttcaaattagtacgcatatgctagttttgtgcatcaaatacgattttcaGGGTATATCTAGGTAGATGTAACGCATTTGTTattctgatatgcatatgaaaatgtttttgGGGAAGCTCAACAGCTCGAAAAAAGACCAAATATCGGCTCATAGAATGGCGATACTCAGGTCAGCTATCAAGTAATTCCAGTAAAAACGTTAGTGAAGACTCAAGTCAGTGGTAATGGCACCAGCCTCATATTTTAATGTTGGTTCCGTTGACAGCATGTGGTCAAAATACGGTCGGACGTTTTCAGTTGCTCCTGGAGGCTACTGGGTTGACCTTCAGCTGACAATGACGTAACAGCAATAGCTGAGTACGTAGATTCGACCATCTTATCCGACATCTCCGCGAGTTTTGCGCAAGCGCAATTTATTTAACCTTGATCGGCATTCGTTGTAAAAATAGTACCTTCATCACATCTTTACTGATATTTATTCAGTTCCCAATTCTTGCATATGAACTAGCTTTAGCTTCATCATATTTTTCTTCTGCAGACGGATTTTAGATTAAATCGGATTCATGACAAATGACTGATTGATCGATTTCGTGTCGTCTGTTACAACGCCTACAAGCTCGAACTGTGCTTCCGCTTATGCAAACCACATTGCAGGATCATTTCTACAAAAATTAGAAAGCTTCACCGAAATGGCTGCCGTTGTAGAAGCTgtttacagagactatagatcacagaggcgacaaggcactcaaaatccgctaactTTTGTAATGCTAACTCTGTAATGCTGCTGCAGAGaaaacaatatggcgttggcgTTGGTCGAGTTTTCGATACAATGTTTTACCAAATTCGAGTAAACACGAACCactaacaaggaaacatcactatcggtcacaggtttagagcttaaccatatacaccgtagtgtagtcctgtcgatccagaactacACTGTACTGCTTGTGTTGGTGTAgcttatggaacttttttgagaaaacttaacttgaaatttgtatggcaatgcgactcaatggagacgcatggtacattgtgaatatcctgAACACTTGATTAACAGGGGccttattctcacagtcacctcacttcTTTCACGCGCGCTATTCTCACTGTCACCCTCACTTTACCTTACAGGGCCCTTTTGATTTGTGATTTGCAATTGGCATTATACGGTATATAATCCAGGCTGCCAGGTTACAATATTAATTTAAGTAATCTCTTACTTAAAGCATGAGCTGTATTTGTAATAAATCGAAATTTATGGTACACTGCTATCGCCGTAATTTAAATACCTTTCTATCCCGATGCTCGAGCACATCATTAAAGCAGTAGTGTAGCTCACAAAGAGAACATCTCAAATAGCAAAACTTAGTACAAGATTCTTTTTCGCATTGTGCGTACGTTCTGTAGTGTATTTTGAGGTGAGACACTGTCAGCCAACCAAATCTCCTTGGCTGCAaataattttccgctttttggGCTTTCGTTGAATGTTATTAATGTGAGCGCTGCTATGATCCAAAAAGCCATCTCCGAAATGATGCCGTCCACCTCCGTTGGACCGGCCGGGATACCCCGCTATTCTCAAGAAATGCACCACAGGGTTGCTTGCTCCTCTTCGTCCTCTTTACAATTTGTCTCTAACGGCGTTTATGTTTCCGGTTCATAACAAAGGCGATAAAAAGGACATCTATAATTATCGAGGTACCAACGAGGTCGATCAACCACGACGAATTTCCTTTCATTTACTACTTATGCTACGGATACCATGTCGAGATGTTTCCAAACGGATACAATCTACACCGACCAGAGAAGATTTTGATAAGTTAGATCATGAAATTTCGATTGCCAAACTCGAGAGGATGGAACTTGCACCCTACTTCTCTAGCTGAAATCTTATTTGGCTGATCGGTATCTGGCTATTAAAATCGGAGAATCAATATCCAGCCAGTTTATTGTTACGTCCAGTATTCCACAAAGCTCATATTCGTGCTATACTTAAACGATGTAAACTTTTCGCTACGAATCACAAAATCAtactttttcaaacaatatcatttCCTTTTTGTTCTGTTAGTCGAGTGTTCACGATAttaccatacaaatttcaagctaAGTTTTCGCAAAAAAGTTTCATAGGCTACACcgatacg harbors:
- the LOC128740754 gene encoding annulin-like, with amino-acid sequence MVESTYSAIAVTSLSAEGQPSSLQEQLKTSDQEHRQHVRVLFERLKDNGLVINFDKCRFVQKQVNFLDYTIREYGILPLPGRVGAMRQLRRFFASVNGYKHFIRQVTDQQAELTVLAKETLAKCNESLSNGTLLHFSILGKPLGLMIDASSISTGVVLRPFVKETWMLLDVPEAKDGVLEVVEVSMCIEENGDAHRTKRYELMNRNRIDGSPSLLIVRRGEPFKLKICCSRNFNENRDVVSILLSVQPMNGEKVSHGNRTIVYLPLSKPDDAVDEDDSSWSARLDMVEGNELSVSIRTSAKASVSRWEISIDTKLVDGNDSNNFNVADPIYLLFNPWCEKDPVYLEDEKLREEYVLSDTTMIWRGCEQSFHPTIWKLGQYEKDVLDCSLLLVSTVGRVGASYRGNPVRVTRALSAAVNSNDDNGALAGKWGNDFPDGTAPTAWVGSVNILQEYYRTKRAVRYGQCWVFAGVLATAARALGIPCRVVTNFNSAHDSEASLTIDYYFDDKNEQVDGVTSDSTWNFHVWNEVWMRRCDLGTDAGDLYDGWQAVDATPQELSAGMYKLGPAPVKAIKRGEVNVLYDCDFVFAEVNADEVFWRYKGRNQALKLIRKNSSRIGQFISTKAVGVWEREDITDSYKFKEHTCEERITMMKALKEISSPFVRLYTNEELHDINFEIVVKDDTKIGDPFTIFVNIKNTSEQTAYPVEGIVHIDTVLYTGKLRKPLKSIPFEKTMEQNDTSSLEMHVDFDEYYSHIMDQACFKIVCWANVKGTNYEFFAQRDYRVRKPDINISLNNEPVTGSSLSVTATLQNPMSIPLTNGAFRFECSGVWQSIDIVEDCIEPGQVATVVFSIIPQFAGAAQIAAKFNSTELNDVDGFLAFEVLENRD